In the genome of Oncorhynchus gorbuscha isolate QuinsamMale2020 ecotype Even-year linkage group LG05, OgorEven_v1.0, whole genome shotgun sequence, the window ATATTCAAACCAATTAACTGATTTGGTAATGTGAAAAAGGCTAGAACACGTTTGACTCAACAGGATTTTTTCCCATCAATCCCCAACTTCCCGATTTACAATATTGAACAGAATGTTTTCTGAGAGTCAAAAATTTTGCCTGCTCTGTTACTCTGAACTTCATTCCCATTTGCAGTTCATTATTTTACACATTAAAcagacagcccaattctgatatttttttcactTTTTTTTTACCAATCTGATCAGCGCTGAAAaagatgtgaaaagatctgatgtgattggtcaaaagatccATTAGTGGGaacaatatcagaattgggctgtctgtgtaaatgcagccatatTGACACactccactaccctggcgttacaagcgccatgctctaccaactgagctacagaaggacatcagaattgggctgtctgtgtaaatgcagccatatTGACACACTCCACTACCCTAACAAGTTATTTTATTGAAGTAAGGAATAACCAACCATGCTCTGTACAGTTGTATGGAAATATACAAGTCGGCCATGTAGCAGATAACCAGTCACTTTAACAGCAGCATTTAGGCCTATTTTGGATCAATGGTGCCCTTTGCAGGTGATTAGTTCTACTAATATCCGTCCTTCTCCAGAAAAGAAGGGTGAGCTAGACTTCTCCACCTTCCTGACCATGATGCACCGGCAGATCCAGCAGGAGGACCCCAAGGCGGAGATCCTGGAGGCCATGAGGATGACGGACAAGCAGAAGAAGGGCTACATCCTGGCCTCGGAGCTCCGGGCCAAGCTCACCAAGCTAGGAGAGAAGCTGACTGATAAAGAAGGTAGCCTACAATGTGTTTCTATCACTAGGGGTTTTAGCTGTCGTGGATTAAGACAGGACTAGATATAATGCCTAATGGAGCCTCTATTGAAAATGCCGTTTAATGCAGGAGCAGTAGGTAGGCTTAATCTGGGTCCGGGAAACTGGCCCTGAAAGTGCAGCTCAACAGTCTGAATTGGCTCCTTCTTACAATCTCTTATACAtcatctgcactgatctgaaCAGATGGTagaggtaaacaaaaacaaaaacgtcAAATATAACTGGTATAACTTTACCTGGTATTAGTTTATCAGTTCAGCTCTTTTAACCCTTTACGCTTGTACCCTTTACGCTTTACGCTTGTACCGCGCCAAATGTACGATACGTTTCCCTAAATTGCATTGTGAAATCCTAACACTTTCATGTCATATTTTATTACTTAGCttgtcatgttggcaatagaacaagctttcacATGATTCCCATCTGACCCAGATTGCGATTTTCATAAAGGACCGTTCTTGGATTGCTTAAACAACAACCGTAATTGTGTGATTGCagggatgcagggttgtgttccaaacaaaataaCTACACGTGTCCTCGCTCTAattcctcaacggcacagctaggagCTCAAAAAGGCATCTTACAGTTGAAGCCttttctttgagtcataaaattGCATTGACATTTCTTAGGAaatgtgcacactttggagagcaGTTACACCTCTCTCTCAAACCTCTTATTGTTCTGTCTTGTGTTGCAACTACAACACATTTTACAGGAatattatcatgttactgaatgtatccagagtattttcacattttgttatgaaCAAATGTGGCAAAAAAGTACAATGTAAAATCCACATAAAATCAAGTGcttggattcagtcttgtcagGGAAACCGTTGTCCTCACCTGTTGGTCTAACGATCTCtaaactgttccctttcaatttGTACCATGCAAATGCATATtcttttcatatttcttctgtaagaaacatgtCAAGGTAGCCCTAACCAGTtccatcccaggctgtgtcacaggcGGATGTAACCGGGAACCCCATgttgcagcgcacaattggcccagcatcgtccgggttaggggagggtttagctgGAGGGGGATTTCTcattgtgctctagcgactccttgtggcgggccgggctctgacacattggtgcggctggcttccgggttaagcaagcagtgtgtcaagaagcagtggcGGCTTGGCAGGTCATGTTACGGAGGACgcgtggctctcgaccttcgcccctCCCGAGTCCATTGGGGatttgcagcaatgagacaagattgtaactaccaattggatataacGAAAAAGGGGGTACATTTTTTAATTATGTGGCCCTATCCATAGGCCAATTCAcaggagtgtaaagggttaaatgAGTGCAGAAACAAGGCCACTTTAGACTGTTGTGATGCCCCAAGTGACTCCAAGAGAAATTGAATTGCTATCTGTCCCAGTGGGTCAAGTCATCCTctttctgcaggctctagttttgtctaatcttgattattgtccagatGTGTGGTCCAATGCTGCAAGGAAATACCTAGttcagctgcagctggcccagaacagagctgcATGTTTTGATCTAAATTGTAATCaaagggctgatataaatactatgccagtctctcttggctaagagttggggagagactgactgcatcacttctttttataagaaacattcatgtgttgaaaatcccaaattgtttgcatagtcaacttacacactgCTCTGATGCACGCACttatgccaccaggggtcttttcatagtccccaaatccagaacaaattcaagaaaatgtACAGTTTTATATAGAGCCcctattgcatggaacttccatctcatattgctcaaataaaaagcaagcctggtttcaaaaaacagataaagcaacaatttgtggcacaacgcctctcccctatttgacctagatagtttgtgtgtattgaCATGGAGGCTACGTGGtgcctttttaaaatgtatgtagttctgtccttgagctgttcttgtctaatgatgttctgtattatgtcattctgtgttatgtttcatgttttgtgttgaaccccaggaagagtagctgctgcttttgcaacatctaatggggatcctaataaaataccaaacacCAAATGTGTCAACACATACATTAACTGATTCTTGTGTAAATTTGCAAATGATAAAACACATCATTTGAATGGAGTTAATTTTTTTACGTTTCTACCTGCTGACATACTTGTTGTTGGTCCCAGATCAGCGAATTAACATGAAGTTGTTTCCCCTCTAAACTTTGCAGTGGACGAGCTGTTCAGAGAAGCCAACGTGAAGTCTAATGGCAACGTGCACTACGAGGAGTTCACCAGGATGGTGACACTACCGTCAGTGGATTACTgagggacaggaggagatgaCGTCCTTTATGACAGGGAAGCATGGTCACAGCATGGTACATCTTAAAAGCACCATGATACACTGTGTCCAGAGTTCAGGTACTTGCTAAGGCCTGCATATAGGCACTATAATCTAGCACCGATAACAAAGTGCTTTGAACAAGATCCTTTCTGACTAacattgaaaaacaagttttgttCCTAAAAGAAAAACCCAATTTCAACTTCAGTTCTCTGGTGAAGTTATCAATGTGCTGTTTAAAATTCAGCTTTTCTTCTAACCAATTCCCAAGATACTTATAGGTTATCAGTTTCCTGACTTTTTAGAGTTGAAATGTGCAAGTGACTCCATGTGTTTCCTTTCAAAGAGAAAACCATTTCCTTGCACAAGTTTAAATTCAAACCGCATCAAAAGCCAACTGTAAATCCTGAAAAGCCTTCAAGATGTACAAGAATAAATAATTATGTCATCAGCATACGGTCTTCGCTGTATCATTTATATGCATTGTAAAAAAGGATCCTTTGAAGCTCAGATGTATCACCCTCTGTGCTACACACTGTATGCTGTCAGAAAGGTCGTTTTGGAACCAATCCAATGCTTCAACACTTAAACCAACCTTTTTTGTCAGGGATTGGTCAACAAAGGCCTTTGATAAGTCAATAAAAAATTAAACACAGTGATGTTTCTTGTCCTGAGCATCTAGGACATCACCTACAACCTTAGTTACTGCAGTAATTGTACTTGGCTCTAAAACCCGACTGGAATTTAGATCAAATGAGATATTATACAGAAAGTCTTTCAACTGTGAGTTCAACCAGCTTTTCCAAAGATGTTTCCAGTGCAGACAGTTTACAAACGGGACTATAGTTATCCAACGTTATCCAATTGACCCGCACAACACATTGCCTGAATAGATCAATCGACCAAGATGTATAAGGGTGACGTAAGCTGCTTTCCAGACTTTTGTAATCGTATCACTCGCCAATTAAAGATTGAATATATGCGTGAGAAGGACAGCAAAGATATCTGCACCAATTTGGGGAAAATAAATGTTACATTGGTCCGGGCCGGTCGATTTCTTAATATGAATAGATGTGAGTGTCATTAGGATTTCTGAAAGTGTAATCTCGGTCAAATGAAGTAGATAAACGTAGGCCTGCTTCCGGAGTTGGCAACCTTCTCAAACTCTCTATATGAACGAAGAAAATACACATTCAAATATGCGTATCTTTATTTATAAAGTACTGTCTACTTGCAATCCATTATATCGTAGCAGTTACAGCTCAACTTGTGCGGCCTTACGCATTAAGTAATCTCCAATAACGCATTGAATATCTTCAATCGACTATTTCTCGACATCTAATGAGTTTTAGTAATTGATATCTAGCTAATTGACCCACACAACATATTGTCTGAATATATCAATCGACCAAGATGCTTAATTGATATTCTCTTTATTTCACATACATTGCAATGACCCTTTTACATTCAGCCATATATCCAGATACCACAACAGAAGCACTGATAACATATTAATAAGATcacatttatttccattttcatgTCCCAAAAATGTGTGCATTGTCTCTGAATGGCAATGTGTGAGCTTGAATGGAAGACAGAAGAAACATCTCAACATTCCAACACAGGGCATAACATCCACAGGGAATATGGACTTCGGTGTACTCTACATTTGTGACTCTTTTCTTAAAATCAACATGTAATCATTGCGCGCAAAGTTTACCAAGTACATGTCCTACCCATTCCAGTGCGTGCCAGGGACGCACCAAATTTCCGTAAATACAGCTTTTCACTCCGTTGGCCTACTCTGCGCAATTTGTGCCTCGTGGGTAATGACCACATTGGGAACTCAAGAACTCTGTCATTTATAGTTCCAAAATGCATGCGTAATTACAGCAAGTCGTTTCACAAAGTGAATTATGTCTGGTGGATGCACTGTGAATCTTCAGGTGCCATTCCGGGTAGACCCGGTATTGCGGGAAGATCCGGTCGGTCAATAAAGGATAGTGGACATTGTGTGGTGTCTAGAACATTCAAGGGAATAACCCCTTGGTTGTCGTCGTGTGTTACACGTGTGTTGCACGTCCCCGTAAACGTACGTATTGTACAGGCTTTGGAGATGGCTGGTGAGGAAATTCTCCAAAACAAATCCTTCAGCATCTTTCTGAATTCTCGTCGCATGAGACAATACAGAACTGGGTTCAAGCAGCTATTGGCATGCGCGAGGCACACAGTCACCGGGAATACATAGGTGTGGACCAAATAGTAGGATTTATCCCAATTGACAGCGTTAAATTTCACCAATACACCCCAGAATGTGATGGCGTGATTTGGCATCCAgcaaagaaagaaggagaggacgacGATGGTGACAGATTTGGTCACCCTCGACCTCCTTTTGGGGTGGTTGTTGTTCATGCTCCTCAGACGGATAAACCGTAAGAGCATCAGATAGCAGACGGACACTATCAGCATGGGTATGACGAACGCTATGATGATTTTTGGAGATGATAGAGCGCGAGCCAGTCATGTCCCTCGGGGAACCTGATGAGGCAGAGCTTCTCCCCGGCCACTATGGTCACTGAGGAGAAAATGGTAGTGGGTGCTGTGGCAATGGTTGCGGAGACCCACAGCACCGCGCACACCAATTTCACCGAACACGACCTCTGTCTCGACCGGTTCTTCAGAGCCGAGGCGACAGACCAGTATCTGGTCACACTCATAGCAGTCAGAAAGAACACGCTAGCGTACATGTTCATAACTGTTACGGAAAGGATGATTTTACACATGGCGTCTCCAAACGGCCAGCTGAAGTCGAGCGCGGTGTCCACTGCCCAGAACGGCAGAGTCAACACAAACTGGAAGTCCGTCACTGCCAAGTTGATGATGAAAAAGTTAATACTAGATTTCTTCCGGCCCTGTTTTAACCTCATTAGGAAAAAGACTAACAAGTTCCCAATTAACCCTACCGCGCACACAATGGAGTAAACAACGGAGATGATTATCCTTAGAATCGGAGTGCCGTCCGCGGTCACGTCAATATCCTCCAGACTGCTGAATTTGTCATCATCCATTAAAGTCCTGTTCAATGCCAAAATCCCGCTGTGGTTGAGTAGCTCGCCCATCCTCACAGATAAGAATGCAACACCGGTGCTTCCAGCATCAGGTCGCTTCTCGATGGCCTATCACAGAATAGTCCTCGCGCTCCATACAACTGagtgcttattttagctgttgaTTTTATGTCATTGAAGCTTGTATGATAAAAGTTATCGTGTCTACAGTCCTTTATAACGCCGCAATCAATGTGAAACTTTGCATCTTGCATCTTGACTGGAGTCTTATACAGGTGCGTAGTCGTGCGTGTTCACAGCGCCTGCCCCTGCATCGCGTGGATTGGTCGTTTGAGACGTGATGGACCTTTCTGTGATGGACCTTTGTGAATAAACTGCTGATAGGTCTCGACAAAAATATGAATTTTCAGATACCAAAATAAAATAAGTTACACTATATGTATaaaagaatgtggacaccccttcaaattagtggatccagctatttcagccacaccctttgctgacaggtgtataaacctgagcacacagccatgcaatctccatagacaaacattggcaatagaatggccttactgaagagctcagtgaatttcaatgtggatgccatctttccaacaagtcaggtcGTCAAAtttggaaatgtctaggagcattAACAGCTCAGCtgggaagtggtaggccacacaagctcacagaacagcaCTGCCAAATGCTGAAGCGCATACAAATCATCTggccttggttgcaacactcaataccgagttccaaactgcctctggaagcaacatcagcacaaaaactggagcttcatgaaatgggtgtccatggcagagcagccacacacaagcctaaaatcaccatgcgcaatgccaagagtcagctggagtggtataaagctcgccgctattggactctggagcagtggaaacatgttctctggagtgatgaatcatgcttcacatCTGGCAGCCGgacagactaatctgggtttggcggatgcgaggagaatgctacctgtcccaatacatagtgccaactgtaaagtctggtggaagaggaataatggtctggggctgtttttcatggttcaggctaggcctcttagttccagtgaagggaaaactTAATGCTACAGAAAacagtgacattctagacaattctgttcttccaactttttggcaacagtttgggaaaggccatttcctgttccagcatgacaaattccccatgcacaaagcgaggtccatacagaaatggtttgttgatctgtgtggaagaacttgactggcctgcacagagtcctgaccttaaccacattgaacacctttggtatGAATTGTAACGCTGACTATGAGGAAtctctaatcgcccaacatcagtgcccaacctcacttatgctcttgtggctgaatggaagcaagtccctgcagcaatgttccaacaactGACCGCCCTCTTCCGCTAGAGGGGGCAACATGATGGCTCAACCAGCAGTAGATCAGTGAAGGACGCTATTGGGAACATGTCAATCTTGCTCCACGGAGGACCGTGTGTCTGCGAGTTTTTGCTCCTCCTTTGTACTCGATTgattaaggtcactgattagtaaggaactcccctcacctggttgtctaggtctgaaaaaacaaaaaacaaaaacaaacagcaaaaacccTAGGTGGAATGaggtggaatgagtttgacacatcaTTTCCATAGGGGGATACACAGTATTCTGAGCTCCAAGATGAAAATATAATTTTCAAAGGAAACATAATGCAATTGATCAGTCGTGTTTATGATTTCCTTGGAGTTTGGGGCTCCTCACAGTGCATAATGCACACAGGTCCCGTTATGCATTGGTGCTCTGCGCAGTAACCATGCGAACGAGATTATACAGTAGGCTAAAGTGTCTCTGTAGGCATAATATATACAAGCAATGTTATTTAATATGGTGTTACAATCGTAATATTAGCCTTTATTGCGTGTCGGGATGCTTATTTGACATCCGGTTAAATGTGTCAATTCGATTTTCCTCAACTATCCCACTTTATTTACAATTGCACACCATACGTATTTTAATTTTAACAGGCAATCCAACTAATTTAATGTCATAGtttccccatcacctaccatcccCTGGGCTACTACTGAAAGGCATTCTCTCAAGTCCACCCACTAAACTGTATCGGAGAGGGAGGTTCTTCAGCAAAGTTTGGCTTGTTAGGGAAAGTTCCTAACTGTCAGGGCTGTCGAAGGGGCCTTGATGGAAGAAAGGAGGACATCGTCTTGTCAGCAAAAAACACTTACAGTTTGCAATTCTTGGAACGCAAAAGACGCGTGTGAAAATCACTGAGGAAGGATACAACGTCGTACAGAAGTTAATTAAGTTTATATCGCCGGCGTCACGCTTTCTATGTCTAAAGTACATGGTTCTAGCGGGATATAAGTGTTTCACTACAAAATGGAAAGTATTTGAAATGACAGTCGGTACAGTGAGGATAAAGCATAATAACATATTGTCTTTCTTTACCTTCCAACAAGATGATTTACTTACACTGCAGACTTGCACAACCTTTCTCTCCAATTTACTTTTTGGTTGCAGCGGGGATCTTGGCGATGTTTAACAACAGTAAAACATTTGGATTTGAACAAGAGACGGGTAAGCCAGCCTCTTAAAATCAATGAATCATGACATATAAAgttacttttattgtaaatagtTTTATGCAATAGTTCAGCTATGCTGGCATTTTAAAATGTCAGTAACAAGGGGACCTCTGCAGACTATTGGCAACTGCTCAGCTCCACATAGactcaactcacacacacatagcctagcgatgtgactgatctccgcagcctcaactcacacacacatagcctagcgatgtgactgatctacgcagcctcaactcacacacacatagcctagcgatgtgactgatctccgcagcctcaactcacacacacatagcctagcgatgtgactgatctccgcagcctcaactcacacacacatagcctagcGATGTGACTAATCTCCGCAGCCTCAACTCACACACATAGCCTAGCGATGTGACTAATCTCCGCAgcctcaactcacacacacacagcctagcgatgtgactgatctccgcagcctcaactcacacacacacagcctagcgatgtgactgatctccgcagcctcaactcacacacacagactagcgatgtgactgatctccgcagcctcaactcacacacacatagcctagcgatgtgactgatctacgcagcctcaactcacacacacagactagcgatgtgactgatctccgcagcctcaactcacacacacacatagcctagcGATGTGACTAATCTCCGCAgcctcaactcacacacacagactagcgatgtgactgatctccgcagcctcaactcacacacacacatagcctagcGATGTGACTAATCTCCGCAGCCTCAACTCACACACATAGCCTAGCGATGTGACTGATCTACGCAGCCTCAACTCACACACATAGCCTAGCGATGTGACTGATCTCAACACACagcctcactcacacacacacatagcctagcGATGTGACTAATCTCCGCAgcctcaactcacacacacatagcctagcgatgtgactgatctacgcagcctcaactcacacacacatagcctagcGATGTGACTGATCTACGCAGCCTCAACTCACACACATAGCCTAGCGATGTGACTGATCTACGCAGCCTCAACTCACACACATAGCCTAGCGATGTGACTAATCTCCGCAgcctcaactcacacacacatagcctagcgatgtgactgatctacgcagcctcaactcacacacacatagcctagcgatgtgactgatctacgcagcctcaactcacacacatagcctagcgatgtgactgatctacgcagcctcaactcacacacatagcctagcgatgtgactgatctccgcagcctcaactcacacacacacagactagtgATGTGACTGATCTACGCAgcctcaactcacacacacatagcctagcGATGTGACTAATCTACGCACCCTTTACACACACAGACTAGTGATGTGACTGATCTCCGCAgcctcaactcacacacacatagcctagcGATGTGACTAATCTACGCACCCTTTACACACACAGACTAGTGATGTGACTGATCTACGCAgcctcaactcacacacacatagcctagcgatgtgactgatctccgcagcctcaactcacacacacatagcctagcGATGTGACTAATCTCCGCAgcctcaactcacacacacacacagactagcgatgtgactgatctccgcagcctcaactcacacacacatagcctagcGATGTGACTAATCTACGCACCCTTTACACACACAGACTAGTGATGTGACTGATCTACGCAGCCTCAACTCATGCAAACATAGCCTAGCGATGTAACTGATCTACGCAGCCTTTACACAAACAGCCTAGTGATGACTGATCTATGCAAGCAGTTCACTTGGGAAATATTTACACTTATAAAGGTTATGTTTTCCCATTTTATGCATTGAATGAGGTGCCGAAATCCCATGAGCACATGACTCAAAACAGACGTGATGTTCCCAGGCTATACCTATTTCCAGCTTGTATGAGAACAGCTACAGTATTTCAGGGTTTTTTCCCCCACCAGAGAGATGCATAATTGAGCCGCCTCTAACGCTTCAGGCCATGCTTAGAATTCTAGTAGCCTAGCTGTAGTTTGCTACCCTAAACTTTACTTGGGTCATGCCTGAATATGTCATATAAACACGCTCATGCTTACCTACTGTGTCTGTACCTCACAGTGATAGTCACATTCATTCCACTAGTCAATTTAAACTGCCCTGCAAATAACATGATTGAATGGCATCAGGATTAATTGTGTTGAGTTCTTTAAAGTATTGGCTCCCGTTAGTCCAATAACTCATGCTGTGTTgggatcagtggaggctgctgaggggaggacgcctcataataatggctgggacggagcgaatggaatggcaccaAACTATGTATTTGATGTATTTAGTACCATTCCACCTaatccattccagtcattaccacaagccgtCCTCCcctattaaggtgccaccaacctcctgtgtttaggatactagatacag includes:
- the LOC124035491 gene encoding calmodulin-like protein 4, encoding MAKFLSGTQINEFKECFSLYDKKRKGKIEAKDLITVMRCLGTSPTFGEIDRHLQVHKIEKKGELDFSTFLTMMHRQIQQEDPKAEILEAMRMTDKQKKGYILASELRAKLTKLGEKLTDKEVDELFREANVKSNGNVHYEEFTRMVTLPSVDY